TCTGAGTTGCCGAGCCTGATTTAGCAGTTGAAGTGCAGCTGACATTTCTAGGTCTGTAGGCCAGGTTAGATGTTGCTGGCTAAGTGGCTTCAAAATAATTTGGGCATCGACCTATCAGTTGGAACCTCAGGAGCCACAGTAGCATCGTGGTGGGAAATGGACCCTGTCTAGGCAGGTAGGTCTGAGCTCAAGGAAGGAAACCTGTGGTCCCGGGAAGGGGAGGGGTCAGCCCGAAGTCAGCCCTGGTGACCTCTCACCAAGGGACTTCCGCTGCCTTTAAAAAGGAGCCCTCCCCGACTGCGTGTACTGTGAGTTTAAAGTATTTAGTGCGTTTTTGAATAGAAAAATGTCTGAGTGGCTCTTCAAAGACTTCGTGACATTGTTCTATTGTTAAAAGTGAGCAGCCCCAGTGCTCAAGGCTACTTCTAGGTGAGAGATAACCATGAAGTGGTAATATGggaattaacattttattaaaaaaataaaaggccagGGGATAGTGGAAGGAAAGTTGTCTAGGGAGAGCCTTTGAGGGCTGGAGATTTAAAATAATCGGAAGCTGTCAGATCCTGGGAAAGCCATCACCTGCAGTGAATCTTGCCATCGTGTGGAGGAAAGCCTGCTGACGAAAGGGTTCAGGGATGCGGAAAAGAAAGATGTCACCTAGGCATGGAGTGTCCCTGAAATCCGATTTGATGGACACACCCAGTTATTGCCCACCTGATGGGGAAGTAGGACAGGTAACTTCCTCCCCAGGCTGCTCCAAGGTAGTTTTTAagtgtcttttcttcctttttttttttttttaaacaagaggtAGAAACATCTGAGCACTTTAGAACATGTAGCTAAGCGCTTCCCAGTATCTGccatttttagttaaaaaaagaaagttttaatcGGCCCTTTCGGCTGCAGAGCACCTTCGTTCCCAGCCTGCCGAGTTCTGTATTTGCTTCTGATCTCTGCATTCCCCACTGGTAAAACGTACTAGAAAATGTGTGGACATCAGAACAGGAAACAGGAAGTGCACTGAGGTACCCAAGGGCATGAAGAtgatgagaagagagaaagggggaagggaagggaggtggCCTCACTTAAAAACATGAAGCGCCAGAGCAGCTGTGTGCCATAAATCGATTAATTAGAGTTTCTGCAGCCAGGGTGAAGGGCCCAGAAACGCTCTTTAATTTGAAGATCTATGACCTTGTGGGATGTGGCACTTCATTTGTGTTATTAGCTCCTGTGTCAGAAAGGgactttttatttatcttcttcttatttattacttatttattctgCTGTGTTCCAGAAAAGGATTTGAGGGGAACTTTACGTGTCATGGCTTCTGGCCAGCTCTCCTATGAGGCTGTGTGAAGTTCCGCATGTCCATTAActaataagccaggacaggagatgGTGCCCCAAGAAGGGCTGCTTCTATGCCCGTGGGGTGGCCAGTAGGAAGGGAAGGCTGGGATTttgggggggcctcagagctggcaCTGTAAAACTGTGGCGGCCCAGGCCCTTGAGAAGGCCTCAGTGCCAGCTTCCAGGTGGGGAAATTCTCAGGGACTCCTGTGGGGGGAACTGAATTACCCAGACATACTGAAATTACCCAGTCACCTTGGAGAAAGAAAATCACCTCCCAAGTTCTCTTTGAGCTGATTTTGAAAGCAGAGTGAAGCTGAACTTgagaattctgttttttcttgctGTGCTCACCCCTACCCACTGTTCTCACCACCAAACATGCAGACACAAAGCAGGAGATGAGCGGGGAATGAGAACACCAAACTCGTGCGGCTTGCCTTGGTTTCTGGCACTGGGTGCTCGGGCCCACCTGGTTCTGTGGTCGGGGAGGACCTCCCCCTCCCCCCGGATGGCCTGGGGCCTTCCTGTGACATCGCACATGCTGCCTGTCTCTGGGAGGTCCTGGGCCCTCAGAAGCTGGAAGTTGTCAAACCTCAGTAACCTGTATTGAATTCAGGGCATTTGGTTGTAACCTGAGTTACCCGTTTTTTAGGATCAAGTGtgaggcccccccacccccaaaacatAATTTGTaggtggaaaacaaaaataaatctgtgCATGGGATTTCAGGAGTCCCTAAGTCTTTTGGGGAGAGGCTGAGATGGAGGACGTCTTTTCTCTGCCGCTCACTGCGCTCACATCACCTGGTACTGGAAGTGGAAATTCATTTGCACGTTTGGCTTCACCAGGGAGTTTGTGGTTACTGTCCTTCATCAGCAGTCAAATCTTCCAGGTACATGAaagactgaaaaaacaaaaaggggCTCTTCAAGATTGGGGCTGTGACGTCtcattcccttttccttccccagctAGATGGAATCTGATGGTAGAAGGCAGGGCCTGTCCACACCTGTCCCTTTACGCGGAGCATTAGCTGAGGCTCAGGCTGGAAAGCAGCGAGCTTCGCCTGCAGGTGGAGGACGGCAGCCACCAGACGGGTTCTGGATGGAACATTCGGCCTCCATTTTGTGACTGCCTCAGTGGTGGACAAAGACTGTGACAGTCTGGCTCGGTGCCACCAGTGTCCACTAAGATTTGCTCCCGATGTCACCGGAGCTGGTTTGTTAGTAACAAATCCACACTTGTCACCACTCATCCTGACGGCTCTGTTGGGTTTGACATTCTTTCATTCAGTCAGCATTCTGGCCTAGGACTTCATGTAGGACAGTGGTCCTCCGTGCCTCTGCCTCCCATGTCTGTGGAGACTGGATTCTGCACCATGGCTGGTTAGGGGGTTCCTGTGTGAGGCCATGGGGGGCGGTGGGGAAGGCAGCTGTCATACAGTAGTGATCTTCCTTCAGTTCCTACCTACCCATCTTTAAATAGGACAGCCCTTCCCCCCAAGGATGCTGGTGTATGAGACCCTAGAATTTTCTATAGCTAAAGTCCCAAATGATGCAGAGGTACCAACTGTTTAAGAATGTTTGCCAGGCAGCAGTTTGGCTGTGTCTTTTAGGACTTCCTGGGGTCAGATCCTGCCCTCGTCAGTGGTTCTCAAGGGGGGTGGGATGGGTGGTTTTGTTCCCCAGGGGAATTTGGCAATGCCTCGAGAGGTCTTTGATCCTGGTGACTGGGGGAGGGAGTGGTGGGAGGCCTAGGATGCCGCTAAATGTCCAACAGCTGCACAGGATGGTTCCCCGCACTCCCCCCAGCCCCCGCCACACACAGCAAAGCATGAGCCTGGTCTAAATGTCAAAAGTGCCTTGGGTGAGAAACCCTCGTCTATATGGTTGTAGGTAGCCTATTATTGGAAGCCGGCTTTCTCACAAACACCATCTCCTGTGGCTTCTTGAGATACCGGGCCAAAGAACACCTTTTATTTAGGGGAGCAAACCGAGGCCTACAGAGCTGGAGTGCTGGCTGAGGTCGTGCGGCTGATCTGGGCTTTTGCCCGGGCCGCCTGCCCTCTGAGCTGGCTTCTTCGGGCCCCCAGACAGGCAGGGGGTGCGCCTCGTCGCCGGCCTGGGCCTGTTCGGAAGTGGCCCCGCAGCTGCCTTTCAAGAGCCGGGAGTCCCGCCGCGCTTGCCCCCCGCGTCCGTGGCCTGGCGGTGCGCGCCCCCTCCGCTTCTCACgctctctctgcctttctgtcCGTGTGTCTCCCCAGGTAAAGACGAGCCTTCCAGCTACATTTGCACAACATGCAAGCAGCCCTTCAACAGCGCGTGGTTCCTGCTGCAGCACGCGCAGAACACGCACGGCTTCCGCATCTACCTGGAGCCGGGGCCGGCCAGCAGCTCGCTCACGCCGCGGCTCACCATTCCGCCGCCGCTCGGGCCCGAGGCCGTGGCCCAGTCCCCGCTCATGAATTTTCTGGGCGACAGCAACCCCTTCAACCTGCTGCGCATGACGGGCCCTATCCTGCGGGACCACCCGGGCTTCGGCGAGGGTCGCCTGCCCGGCACGCCGCCTCTCTTCAGCCCGCCGCCGCGCCACCACCTGGACCCGCACCGCCTCAGTGCCGAGGAGATGGGGCTCGTCGCCCAGCACCCCAGTGCCTTTGACCGAGTCATGCGCCTGAACCCTATGGCCATCGACTCGCCCGCCATGGACTTCTCGAGGCGGCTCCGCGAGCTGGCGGGCAACAGCTCCACGCCGCCGCCCGTGTCGCCAGGCCGCGGTAACCCTATGCACCGGCTCCTGAACCCCTTCCAGCCCAGCCCCAAGTCCCCGTTCCTGAGCACGCCGCCGCTGCCGCCCATGCCCCCCGGCGGCACGCCGCCGCCCCAGCCGCCCGCCAAGAGCAAGTCCTGCGAGTTCTGCGGCAAGACCTTCAAGTTCCAGAGCAATCTCATCGTGCACCGGCGCAGCCACACGGGCGAGAAGCCCTACAAGTGCCAGCTGTGCGACCACGCGTGCTCGCAGGCGAGCAAGCTCAAGCGCCACATGAAGACGCACATGCACAAGGCCGGCTCGCTGGCCGGCCGCTCCGACGACGGGCTCTCGGCCGCCAGCTCCCCGGAGCCCGGCACCAGCGAGCTGGCCGGCGACGGCCTCAAGGCGGCCGACGGCGACTTCCGCCACCACGAGAGCGACCCGTCGCTGGGCCACGAGCCCGACGAGGACGacgaggaggaagaggaggaggaggaggagctgctgCTGGAGAACGAGAGCCGGCCCGAGTCGAGCTTCAGCATGGACTCGGAGCTGGGCCGCAACCGCGAgaacggcggcggcggcggcggggtgGCCGGGGTCCCGGGCGCGGGGGGCGGCGTGGGCGGCGCGGCCAAGGCGCTGGCCGACGAGAAGGCGCTGGTGCTGGGCAAGGTCATGGAGAACGTGGGCCTGGGCGCGCTGCCCCCGTACGGCGAGCTGCTGGCCGACAAGCAGAAGCGCGGCGCCTTCCTGAAGCGCGCGGCGGGCGGCGACGCCGGCGACGACGACGACGACGCGGGCGGCTGCGGCGACGCGGGCCCGGGCGGCGCGGTCAacgggcgcggcggcggcggcttcGCCCCGGGCGCCGAGCCCTTCCCGGGGCTCTTCCCGCGCAAGCCGGCGCCGCTGCCCAGCCCCGGGCTCAACAGCGCCGCCAAGCGCATCAAGGTGGAGAAGGACCTGGAGCTGCCGCCCGCCGCGCTCATCCCGTCGGAGAACGTGTACTCGCAGTGGCTCGTGGGCTACGCGGCGTCGCGGCACTTCATGAAGGACCCCTTCCTGGGCTTCACGGACGCGCGCCAGTCACCCTTCGCCACGTCGTCCGAGCACTCGTCGGAGAACGGCAGCCTGCGCTTCTCCACGCCGCCCGGGGACCTGCTGGACGGCGGGCTGTCGGGCCGCAGCGGCACGGCCAGCGGGGGCAGCACGCCGCACCTGGGCGGCCCGGGCCCCGGGCGGCCGAGCTCCAAGGAGGGCCGGCGCAGCGACACGTGCGAGTACTGCGGGAAGGTGTTCAAGAACTGCAGCAATCTGACGGTGCACCGGCGGAGCCACACCGGCGAGCGGCCTTACAAGTGCGAGCTGTGCAACTACGCGTGCGCGCAGAGCAGCAAGCTCACGCGCCACATGAAGACGCACGGGCAGATCGGCAAGGAGGTGTACCGCTGCGACATCTGCCAGATGCCCTTCAGCGTCTACAGCACCCTGgagaaacacatgaaaaagtgGCACGGCGAGCACTTGCTGACTAACGACGTCAAAATCGAGCAGGCCGAGAGGAGCTGAGCGCGGCGGCCAGGGCGCCCGCACCTGTACAGTGGAACCGTTGCCAACCGAGAGAATGCTGACCTGACACTTGCCTCCGTGTCACCGCCACTTAGCACCCCGCGTGTCCCCGGGGGCCCCAGGGGAGGCGGCCCTCCAACCTAACCTGTGTCTGCGAAGTCCTATGGAAACCCGAGGGTTGATTAAGGCAGTAAAAGTTGTGAAGCCTTTTAACTGTGCaataatttctgtatttattgggttttgtaatttttttggcATGTGCAGgtaactttttattattattctttctgtTTAAATTCCTTTAAAGAGATTTTGTTGGGtatccatcccttcatttttttttttccttccacccAGTAGTAGCCTGAGCGATGACTCCCGAGCAATGTAGAAGGGAAGcttatcttttaaattataattttgggGGGGGGGAGGGTGCTGCTTTTTTGAAATTTAAGCTAAGCATGTGTAATTTCTTGTGAAGAAGCCAACACTTAAATGACTTTTAAagttgtttacttttttattccttcttttttgcttcttattTTTTGTCCTGAAATGAAAAGTGgcatgctttctttctttctttctttctttctttctttttttttttttcattgtgaggGGGTGGATGTACAGCGGATAACAATCTTTAAAGTCATAGCACTTTGTTTCAGAATTGGAGTGGAGATGTAGCACTGATGATGTCCTGAGTAACAGAGGCCTTTTCTGTGTTGATTTAAACCTTTACATTATATGAGGAACACTTgcagtggtgggggcagggcctCCCAAAACTCAGCACTGCCGGAGGAACAGGTGTTTTTGAGGGCTGTGGGGGAAATGGCCCAAGAGCATTCTAAAGATGAGTTCCCGGCAGGTACTACCCTTTTCTTGGAAGGTTGGTCCCCTGGGATGCCATCTTTGCTGTTTGCTGTAGATTAGGCTGAAAATGAAATGGGCTGAGGGTCCTTTTTTGGTTATAAGGTGGTGGCCTGCAGtgacacagaaaagacaaaacctGCAGTGTTTTTTCAGGCTTCTTCTGGCTCGacaacttctctctctctctctctctcaatactCCCACCATAAAAATCCCAAGGCATATGTTGCTACAAGTGATAATTGATCGTATCTCAAGCAGACAAGCTCCTTGATGGAAAACGGAGGGAAGTTAGTGTTGTCTTACTGAATGCACACTGATGACAttggaggggcaggggagagaaAATCTTGCAAATTTCTGTTCCCTTTTACTGGAAAAGCAGGGGAAGGGTCCCATCCCAAGGTGCCCAGCGctacttcccttttttttttccctaccccATTAGGTTGGAAGGTACTAAACATTGGACTGTTAAGATTAGACATTTGAATTCTTTTGACCCGCACTTTAAAGCTTTTGTTTGCATTTAAATGAAATGGCTTCTAAACAAGAAATTGCAGCATATTCTTCTCTTTGGCCCAGAGGTGGGTTAAACTGTAAGGGACGGCTGAGATTGAGTGTCAGTGTTGCTAAGCGTGGCATTCACAATACTGGCActataaagaacaaaataaaataataatttattggaCAGTTTTTCTACTGCCATTTGATTTGATGTGAGTGCCTTGAAAACTCATCTTCCTATTTGAGTCTCTTGAGACAAatgcaaaactttttttttttgaaatgaaaagactttttaaaaaagtaaaacaagaaaagtaCATCCTTTAGACACAAACAAAGCCacatttactttaaataaatttttaaaaatcctggttGAAGATAGAGGACATGAAAATGCCATAAGACCCaatcaaatgaagaaataaatccaGCACAACCGTGGACATCCATTAGCTGAATTATCCTCAACCCATTTTGTTTTTGGGACAACGCTGCTTAGATTTGGAGTGGAGGTGATTTACTGCTGAATTTAAACTCAAGTGACATAAGTTACAAGTTGATATCGttgaatggaaaacaaaacaaaaacaattcaggAACAACggctaatttttttctaaagttaaaTTTAGTGCACTCTGTCTTAAAAATACGTTTACAGTATTGGATACATACAAGggtaaaaaaaatgtgtgtatgtgtgttggagcgatcatttttttcaaagtttgctTAATAGGTTATAAAAAAATGCCACAGTGGCTGCGtgtatattgttttcttttggtgaCGGGGttttagtatatattatatatattaaaatttcttgattactgtaaaaGTGGACCAGTATTTGTAATAATTGAGGATGCCTGGGCATTTtacaaaacaagaagaaaaaaaaaacccttttcttttccttgaaaatGTTGCAGTAAAATTTAAATGGTGGGTCTATAAATTTGTTCTTGTCACAGTAACTGTAAAGTCGGAGTTTTAgtaaatttttttctgccttgggtgttgaatttttatttcaaaaaaatgtatagaaactTGTATTTGGGGATTAAAAGGGGATTGCTACACCATGTAGAAAAAGTATGTAGAAAAAAAGTGCTTAATATTGTTATtgctttgcagaaaaaaaaaaatcacatttctgacctgtacttatttttctcttcccacctccctctGGAATGGATATATTGGTTGGTTCATATGATGTAGGCACTTGCTGTATTTTTACTGGAGCTTGTAATTTTTTAACTGTAAGCTTGTCCTTTTAAAGGGATTTAATGTACCTTTTTGTTAgtgaatttggaaataaaaagaaaaaaaaaacaaaaacaaacaggctgccataatatatttttttaatttggcaggataaaatattgcaaaaa
This is a stretch of genomic DNA from Manis javanica isolate MJ-LG chromosome 8, MJ_LKY, whole genome shotgun sequence. It encodes these proteins:
- the BCL11B gene encoding B-cell lymphoma/leukemia 11B isoform X1; amino-acid sequence: MSRRKQGNPQHLSQRELITPEADHVEAAILEEDEGLEIEEPTGLGLMVGGSDPDLLTCGQCQMNFPLGDILVFIEHKKKQCGGSLGTCYDKGLDKGSPPPSSRSELRKVSEPVEIGIQVTPDEDDHLLSPTKGICPKQENIAGPCRPAQLPAMAPIAASSSHPPTSVITSPLRALGALPPCFPLPCCSARPVSGDGTQGEGQTEAPFGCQCQLSGKDEPSSYICTTCKQPFNSAWFLLQHAQNTHGFRIYLEPGPASSSLTPRLTIPPPLGPEAVAQSPLMNFLGDSNPFNLLRMTGPILRDHPGFGEGRLPGTPPLFSPPPRHHLDPHRLSAEEMGLVAQHPSAFDRVMRLNPMAIDSPAMDFSRRLRELAGNSSTPPPVSPGRGNPMHRLLNPFQPSPKSPFLSTPPLPPMPPGGTPPPQPPAKSKSCEFCGKTFKFQSNLIVHRRSHTGEKPYKCQLCDHACSQASKLKRHMKTHMHKAGSLAGRSDDGLSAASSPEPGTSELAGDGLKAADGDFRHHESDPSLGHEPDEDDEEEEEEEEELLLENESRPESSFSMDSELGRNRENGGGGGGVAGVPGAGGGVGGAAKALADEKALVLGKVMENVGLGALPPYGELLADKQKRGAFLKRAAGGDAGDDDDDAGGCGDAGPGGAVNGRGGGGFAPGAEPFPGLFPRKPAPLPSPGLNSAAKRIKVEKDLELPPAALIPSENVYSQWLVGYAASRHFMKDPFLGFTDARQSPFATSSEHSSENGSLRFSTPPGDLLDGGLSGRSGTASGGSTPHLGGPGPGRPSSKEGRRSDTCEYCGKVFKNCSNLTVHRRSHTGERPYKCELCNYACAQSSKLTRHMKTHGQIGKEVYRCDICQMPFSVYSTLEKHMKKWHGEHLLTNDVKIEQAERS
- the BCL11B gene encoding B-cell lymphoma/leukemia 11B isoform X5 → MSRRKQGNPQHLSQRELITRPCRPAQLPAMAPIAASSSHPPTSVITSPLRALGALPPCFPLPCCSARPVSGDGTQGEGQTEAPFGCQCQLSGKDEPSSYICTTCKQPFNSAWFLLQHAQNTHGFRIYLEPGPASSSLTPRLTIPPPLGPEAVAQSPLMNFLGDSNPFNLLRMTGPILRDHPGFGEGRLPGTPPLFSPPPRHHLDPHRLSAEEMGLVAQHPSAFDRVMRLNPMAIDSPAMDFSRRLRELAGNSSTPPPVSPGRGNPMHRLLNPFQPSPKSPFLSTPPLPPMPPGGTPPPQPPAKSKSCEFCGKTFKFQSNLIVHRRSHTGEKPYKCQLCDHACSQASKLKRHMKTHMHKAGSLAGRSDDGLSAASSPEPGTSELAGDGLKAADGDFRHHESDPSLGHEPDEDDEEEEEEEEELLLENESRPESSFSMDSELGRNRENGGGGGGVAGVPGAGGGVGGAAKALADEKALVLGKVMENVGLGALPPYGELLADKQKRGAFLKRAAGGDAGDDDDDAGGCGDAGPGGAVNGRGGGGFAPGAEPFPGLFPRKPAPLPSPGLNSAAKRIKVEKDLELPPAALIPSENVYSQWLVGYAASRHFMKDPFLGFTDARQSPFATSSEHSSENGSLRFSTPPGDLLDGGLSGRSGTASGGSTPHLGGPGPGRPSSKEGRRSDTCEYCGKVFKNCSNLTVHRRSHTGERPYKCELCNYACAQSSKLTRHMKTHGQIGKEVYRCDICQMPFSVYSTLEKHMKKWHGEHLLTNDVKIEQAERS
- the BCL11B gene encoding B-cell lymphoma/leukemia 11B isoform X3 codes for the protein MSRRKQGNPQHLSQRELITPEADHVEAAILEEDEGLEIEEPTGLGLMVGGSDPDLLTCGQCQMNFPLGDILVFIEHKKKQCGGSLGTCYDKGLDKGSPPPSSRSELRKVSEPVEIGIQVTPDEDDHLLSPTKGICPKQENIAGKDEPSSYICTTCKQPFNSAWFLLQHAQNTHGFRIYLEPGPASSSLTPRLTIPPPLGPEAVAQSPLMNFLGDSNPFNLLRMTGPILRDHPGFGEGRLPGTPPLFSPPPRHHLDPHRLSAEEMGLVAQHPSAFDRVMRLNPMAIDSPAMDFSRRLRELAGNSSTPPPVSPGRGNPMHRLLNPFQPSPKSPFLSTPPLPPMPPGGTPPPQPPAKSKSCEFCGKTFKFQSNLIVHRRSHTGEKPYKCQLCDHACSQASKLKRHMKTHMHKAGSLAGRSDDGLSAASSPEPGTSELAGDGLKAADGDFRHHESDPSLGHEPDEDDEEEEEEEEELLLENESRPESSFSMDSELGRNRENGGGGGGVAGVPGAGGGVGGAAKALADEKALVLGKVMENVGLGALPPYGELLADKQKRGAFLKRAAGGDAGDDDDDAGGCGDAGPGGAVNGRGGGGFAPGAEPFPGLFPRKPAPLPSPGLNSAAKRIKVEKDLELPPAALIPSENVYSQWLVGYAASRHFMKDPFLGFTDARQSPFATSSEHSSENGSLRFSTPPGDLLDGGLSGRSGTASGGSTPHLGGPGPGRPSSKEGRRSDTCEYCGKVFKNCSNLTVHRRSHTGERPYKCELCNYACAQSSKLTRHMKTHGQIGKEVYRCDICQMPFSVYSTLEKHMKKWHGEHLLTNDVKIEQAERS
- the BCL11B gene encoding B-cell lymphoma/leukemia 11B isoform X2, whose translation is MSRRKQGNPQHLSQRELITQADHVEAAILEEDEGLEIEEPTGLGLMVGGSDPDLLTCGQCQMNFPLGDILVFIEHKKKQCGGSLGTCYDKGLDKGSPPPSSRSELRKVSEPVEIGIQVTPDEDDHLLSPTKGICPKQENIAGPCRPAQLPAMAPIAASSSHPPTSVITSPLRALGALPPCFPLPCCSARPVSGDGTQGEGQTEAPFGCQCQLSGKDEPSSYICTTCKQPFNSAWFLLQHAQNTHGFRIYLEPGPASSSLTPRLTIPPPLGPEAVAQSPLMNFLGDSNPFNLLRMTGPILRDHPGFGEGRLPGTPPLFSPPPRHHLDPHRLSAEEMGLVAQHPSAFDRVMRLNPMAIDSPAMDFSRRLRELAGNSSTPPPVSPGRGNPMHRLLNPFQPSPKSPFLSTPPLPPMPPGGTPPPQPPAKSKSCEFCGKTFKFQSNLIVHRRSHTGEKPYKCQLCDHACSQASKLKRHMKTHMHKAGSLAGRSDDGLSAASSPEPGTSELAGDGLKAADGDFRHHESDPSLGHEPDEDDEEEEEEEEELLLENESRPESSFSMDSELGRNRENGGGGGGVAGVPGAGGGVGGAAKALADEKALVLGKVMENVGLGALPPYGELLADKQKRGAFLKRAAGGDAGDDDDDAGGCGDAGPGGAVNGRGGGGFAPGAEPFPGLFPRKPAPLPSPGLNSAAKRIKVEKDLELPPAALIPSENVYSQWLVGYAASRHFMKDPFLGFTDARQSPFATSSEHSSENGSLRFSTPPGDLLDGGLSGRSGTASGGSTPHLGGPGPGRPSSKEGRRSDTCEYCGKVFKNCSNLTVHRRSHTGERPYKCELCNYACAQSSKLTRHMKTHGQIGKEVYRCDICQMPFSVYSTLEKHMKKWHGEHLLTNDVKIEQAERS
- the BCL11B gene encoding B-cell lymphoma/leukemia 11B isoform X4, whose translation is MSRRKQGNPQHLSQRELITQADHVEAAILEEDEGLEIEEPTGLGLMVGGSDPDLLTCGQCQMNFPLGDILVFIEHKKKQCGGSLGTCYDKGLDKGSPPPSSRSELRKVSEPVEIGIQVTPDEDDHLLSPTKGICPKQENIAGKDEPSSYICTTCKQPFNSAWFLLQHAQNTHGFRIYLEPGPASSSLTPRLTIPPPLGPEAVAQSPLMNFLGDSNPFNLLRMTGPILRDHPGFGEGRLPGTPPLFSPPPRHHLDPHRLSAEEMGLVAQHPSAFDRVMRLNPMAIDSPAMDFSRRLRELAGNSSTPPPVSPGRGNPMHRLLNPFQPSPKSPFLSTPPLPPMPPGGTPPPQPPAKSKSCEFCGKTFKFQSNLIVHRRSHTGEKPYKCQLCDHACSQASKLKRHMKTHMHKAGSLAGRSDDGLSAASSPEPGTSELAGDGLKAADGDFRHHESDPSLGHEPDEDDEEEEEEEEELLLENESRPESSFSMDSELGRNRENGGGGGGVAGVPGAGGGVGGAAKALADEKALVLGKVMENVGLGALPPYGELLADKQKRGAFLKRAAGGDAGDDDDDAGGCGDAGPGGAVNGRGGGGFAPGAEPFPGLFPRKPAPLPSPGLNSAAKRIKVEKDLELPPAALIPSENVYSQWLVGYAASRHFMKDPFLGFTDARQSPFATSSEHSSENGSLRFSTPPGDLLDGGLSGRSGTASGGSTPHLGGPGPGRPSSKEGRRSDTCEYCGKVFKNCSNLTVHRRSHTGERPYKCELCNYACAQSSKLTRHMKTHGQIGKEVYRCDICQMPFSVYSTLEKHMKKWHGEHLLTNDVKIEQAERS